In a genomic window of Alphaproteobacteria bacterium:
- the tssC gene encoding type VI secretion system contractile sheath large subunit: MPDSKKTGAAVADKAAPQSLLDEVLTKGKLVRDPDMKSYAVDMVDEFVQQILQAGDTVSKDTIAFIQTRVEEIDQLISSQLDEIMHHPNFQQLEGSWRGLNYLVMNTETSVKLKLRLLNVSKTELRQDLEKATEFDQSVLFKMVYEEEYGTFGGSPYSCLIADYDFNSTAPDMSLLSKLSNVAAAAHAPMLSAASPELFDLDSFVDLGKPRDLAKIFESLDKIKWKSFRESEDSRYVALMLPRVLMRLPYGANTLPVEGLNYEEVVDGKTQKTFVWGNPAYMMGQRITNAFALYGWTAAIRGVEGGGLVEGLPSYTFKTTEGDLALKCPTQIAITDRREKELSDLGFVAFCHCKGTDKAAFFGGQTAQKSKKYNLPQATANSTLSSRLPYILAASRFAHYIKVIMRDKIGSFMSKTEVQKYLQTWIANYVLLADEAPQELKARFPLREARVDVFDVPGEPGKYRATVFLRPHFQLEELTTSLRLVAELPPPAK; this comes from the coding sequence ATGCCAGATTCAAAAAAAACCGGAGCCGCAGTAGCCGATAAGGCTGCACCGCAAAGTTTACTTGATGAAGTTTTAACGAAAGGTAAGCTTGTTCGTGACCCGGACATGAAATCTTATGCTGTTGATATGGTGGACGAATTCGTTCAACAGATTCTGCAAGCAGGTGATACGGTTAGCAAAGATACGATTGCTTTTATTCAAACCCGTGTGGAAGAAATTGATCAATTGATTTCGTCCCAGTTAGATGAAATTATGCATCATCCTAACTTTCAACAATTAGAAGGGTCTTGGCGCGGTCTTAACTATCTGGTTATGAATACAGAAACCAGCGTTAAGTTGAAATTGCGATTGCTGAACGTTAGCAAAACTGAATTGCGTCAAGATCTTGAAAAAGCAACAGAATTTGACCAAAGCGTTCTGTTCAAGATGGTTTATGAAGAAGAATACGGCACCTTTGGTGGTAGTCCCTATTCTTGCTTGATTGCAGACTATGACTTTAATAGTACGGCTCCAGACATGTCTTTGTTGTCAAAGCTTTCAAATGTGGCGGCAGCGGCCCATGCGCCTATGCTTTCTGCAGCGTCTCCTGAATTGTTTGACTTGGATAGCTTTGTGGATTTGGGCAAACCCCGTGATCTAGCGAAGATTTTTGAAAGCCTTGACAAAATTAAGTGGAAATCTTTCCGTGAAAGCGAAGATTCTCGATATGTAGCCTTGATGTTGCCGCGGGTTTTGATGCGATTGCCTTATGGGGCTAACACCTTGCCAGTTGAAGGTTTGAATTACGAAGAAGTTGTAGATGGCAAAACGCAAAAGACTTTCGTGTGGGGAAACCCAGCCTATATGATGGGTCAACGAATCACCAATGCTTTCGCCTTGTATGGCTGGACAGCAGCGATCCGCGGCGTTGAAGGCGGTGGGCTTGTTGAAGGGCTTCCTTCCTATACCTTTAAAACAACTGAAGGTGACTTGGCTTTGAAGTGTCCAACACAAATTGCCATCACAGACCGTCGTGAAAAAGAACTTAGCGACCTTGGGTTTGTTGCTTTCTGTCACTGCAAGGGAACGGATAAGGCAGCCTTCTTTGGTGGGCAGACAGCTCAAAAATCAAAGAAGTATAACTTGCCGCAAGCGACAGCGAACTCAACCCTGTCCTCACGGTTACCTTATATCTTGGCCGCGTCTCGATTTGCTCACTATATCAAGGTGATCATGCGCGATAAGATCGGTAGCTTCATGAGCAAGACGGAAGTTCAGAAATACTTGCAAACTTGGATTGCTAACTACGTGTTGTTGGCAGATGAAGCGCCTCAAGAACTGAAAGCACGTTTCCCCCTTCGGGAAGCCCGTGTGGATGTGTTTGATGTCCCAGGGGAACCAGGGAAATATCGGGCAACTGTGTTCTTGCGTCCGCACTTCCAGTTGGAAGAATTGACGACATCCTTGCGGTTGGTCGCCGAGTTGCCACCACCAGCGAAATAA
- the tssB gene encoding type VI secretion system contractile sheath small subunit, which yields MAESIQHKLDRVRPPRVQITYDVEVGNAIELRELPFVMGIMADLSGDRDPDVEMKIMRDRKFIEIDRDNFDGIMSDIKPRLAFRVDNKLVPTPAADAQPAKAGADADADTQLNVLLNFKSMEDFEPINVLQQVDPLAKLFDARTKLHNLLAKLDGNDKLEKLLQNILENADSRANVQKDIAAAKPAADAKPAKPTK from the coding sequence ATGGCAGAGAGTATTCAACATAAGTTAGACAGGGTCCGCCCTCCGCGGGTGCAAATCACCTATGACGTTGAAGTTGGCAATGCTATCGAATTAAGAGAATTACCTTTTGTTATGGGCATTATGGCGGATTTGTCAGGCGACAGAGACCCAGATGTTGAAATGAAAATTATGCGCGATCGTAAATTTATTGAAATCGATCGGGATAATTTTGATGGCATTATGAGCGACATTAAGCCGCGTTTGGCTTTCCGAGTGGATAACAAGCTGGTGCCAACGCCGGCTGCTGATGCACAGCCCGCAAAAGCCGGCGCTGATGCTGACGCTGATACACAACTGAACGTTCTGTTGAATTTCAAAAGCATGGAAGACTTTGAACCCATTAACGTGCTGCAACAAGTTGATCCTTTGGCTAAATTGTTTGATGCACGGACAAAGCTTCATAACTTGCTTGCGAAACTAGATGGCAATGACAAGTTAGAAAAGTTGCTTCAAAACATTTTAGAAAATGCCGACAGTCGGGCCAATGTTCAAAAGGATATTGCTGCGGCGAAACCTGCAGCAGACGCCAAGCCTGCAAAACCGACTAAATAA
- the tyrS gene encoding tyrosine--tRNA ligase translates to MAFKSAFLQELSDRGLIYQGTHLEALDQLAAEKSLTLYIGFDATAPSLHVGHLMPIMVLRLAQKHGHKPIVIMGGGTTKLGDPSFKDTARPLLDSATINSNLRSIQKIFAKYLKFGSSSADALILNNDDWLGALNYLDFLRDYGRHFSVNRMLTFEGVKLRLEREQSLSFLEFNYMILQGYDFLELYRRHDCVLQMGGSDQWGNILNGVELVRRTESKEVFGLTYPLLTTSSGKKMGKSEQGAVWLNSDQLSPFDFWQFWRNTDDADVLSFLKIFTDLPLAQIATYEGVEGEGLNALKVLLADEATKLAHGEAVLSEIQKSAHQLFDQHHLSVEVTGHDAEGNPILKTGLPVVKISADVIKAGMPIYDLLVQAGLCPSKSEGRRLVRGGGVSVNGAKVTDENTMIDASFLQEPGIIRVSVGKKTHVILQPIS, encoded by the coding sequence ATGGCATTTAAATCGGCATTTTTACAAGAACTGTCAGACAGAGGTTTGATTTATCAAGGAACTCATCTGGAGGCCCTGGATCAGTTAGCTGCTGAAAAATCTTTAACCCTTTACATTGGATTTGATGCAACGGCTCCTAGTCTTCATGTGGGTCATTTGATGCCTATTATGGTGTTGAGGTTGGCTCAAAAACATGGTCACAAACCTATTGTGATTATGGGGGGAGGCACCACAAAACTGGGGGACCCATCCTTTAAGGATACGGCGCGCCCTTTATTAGACAGCGCAACTATTAATAGTAACTTACGCAGCATCCAAAAGATTTTTGCCAAATATCTGAAGTTTGGGAGTAGTTCGGCTGATGCGCTGATTTTGAACAATGATGATTGGCTTGGGGCTTTAAATTATTTAGATTTTTTGCGGGATTATGGACGCCATTTTTCCGTTAACCGCATGTTGACCTTTGAGGGAGTTAAGTTAAGATTAGAGCGCGAGCAATCTTTAAGTTTCTTGGAATTCAACTATATGATTCTGCAAGGATATGATTTTCTTGAACTTTATCGTCGTCATGATTGTGTATTGCAAATGGGCGGTTCAGACCAATGGGGCAACATCTTGAATGGGGTTGAGTTGGTGCGTCGTACGGAAAGCAAGGAAGTCTTTGGATTAACTTATCCTTTGTTGACGACAAGTTCAGGCAAGAAAATGGGCAAGTCAGAGCAGGGGGCTGTTTGGCTGAATTCTGATCAATTATCTCCCTTTGATTTCTGGCAATTTTGGCGTAATACAGATGACGCAGATGTTCTGTCTTTTTTAAAGATTTTTACGGATTTGCCTTTGGCTCAGATTGCAACTTATGAAGGTGTCGAGGGAGAGGGCCTTAACGCCTTAAAAGTCTTGCTAGCAGATGAGGCGACAAAATTGGCTCATGGGGAAGCGGTTCTTAGTGAAATTCAAAAAAGTGCCCATCAACTTTTTGATCAGCATCATTTGAGTGTTGAGGTTACAGGCCATGATGCTGAAGGTAACCCTATTTTAAAGACAGGCTTGCCCGTGGTTAAAATATCGGCGGATGTGATCAAGGCAGGTATGCCTATTTACGATCTGCTGGTTCAAGCGGGCCTGTGCCCGAGTAAATCAGAGGGACGACGCTTGGTCCGTGGTGGGGGCGTTTCCGTTAATGGCGCCAAAGTGACGGATGAAAACACAATGATTGATGCAAGCTTTCTGCAAGAGCCAGGGATTATTAGAGTATCTGTGGGAAAAAAGACTCACGTCATTCTACAGCCCATTTCCTAA
- a CDS encoding DUF4870 domain-containing protein, producing MAKKITKSSNGNFLAMMCHLSSLLGLFLLPVLGNLIFPLIIWGFGKRDFPLVRDNGRSIINFVLSMWFYFFCLMSSLILFLAITSFSTLMITNTSAWVQTLPNLSFNFGFGWSWLMILWSFSFLCFGLFMIFCQFVLVLFGSMKALNGEVYEYPLTIKFLKN from the coding sequence ATGGCGAAAAAAATCACGAAATCATCTAATGGTAACTTTTTGGCAATGATGTGCCATTTGAGCTCTCTTCTGGGGCTTTTCCTGTTGCCGGTCCTTGGAAATTTGATTTTCCCTTTGATCATTTGGGGCTTTGGTAAGAGAGATTTTCCCCTTGTTCGTGATAATGGTAGATCTATCATTAATTTTGTGCTGTCCATGTGGTTTTACTTTTTCTGTTTGATGAGTAGTCTTATTTTGTTTCTTGCGATCACATCTTTTTCCACTTTAATGATTACCAATACAAGTGCCTGGGTGCAGACCTTGCCAAACCTGAGCTTTAACTTTGGATTCGGGTGGTCATGGCTTATGATTCTATGGTCTTTTTCCTTCCTTTGTTTTGGATTGTTTATGATTTTCTGCCAATTTGTTTTGGTTCTTTTTGGCTCTATGAAGGCCCTTAATGGGGAGGTGTATGAATACCCCTTAACCATTAAATTTCTAAAAAATTAA
- a CDS encoding NAD-glutamate dehydrogenase, translating to MKIAEEKSASSVFQKFVSLFFQQFSLEDFEFHDMELLYHLAAHAFETLEKSPSGVHVYNPALSNVPQSLEHTIVEITHPHIPFLGDSISAYLNNHKIAVHNFAHLILHVVRDSKGSITDIDFALPGQGEKSAESLIFVELHDLLDQAEIDDLTGEFKCVLDAVTHAVNDWQKMRDQNQKASVQLPLDLSLAESETNEIQEFLRWIDQGNFTFLGYRFYDFSNNAATCQLGVLRNFKGALFGDNPQTEADILQQAGQDASPLSITKTMVKSVVHRAVPMDVIRLSHFDESGKVTGEHQFFGLFTSSVYTQSIQSIPLLRSKAKQVLQRAGLLPEGHDGKAFLHVLESFPRDEVFQTNVEKLYGMVRDILNLKTRQKVALFVRPDTLGHFVSCLVYIPRDRYSATLRKTISAMIADCLKGSVVSFHTEIGGDLEFAQIHITIATPIRSSRTITCDLGSVEKLLSQYTLSWIDRLGDLLSEQVGHKAAKEMLNLFGDAFTESYKEKFSMQETAVDLDSLRQALEQDSLQIQIHETGRDQGHFINFKFFNPNYALALSDILPILENFGLHVFTESAYKVQPTGDKVLWIHHLSTSVKSGQAIQLNEVRPHLIEALTEAWFKRIDNDGLNALILTENLSARQVVILRAYLKYMAQIQWVHDPDIVEACLVKYGDIARQLVDFFYARFAPESEIDEKKIFDQIEKSFDQVTLASDEHILQGFLSVIQGTVRTNYFQKDKTGFSKDYVSFKIQSDLLDTADDIKPMYEIFVYATWMEGIHLRGGKVARGGIRWSDRKEDYRKEVLELMKAQMVKNSVIVPLGAKGGFVVRKSLDNLSYDQKQQEAIFCYKTLIRGMLDLTDNWVNGQIIPPTQVKRRDADDHYLVVAADKGTATFSDIANGLSAEYGFWMGDAFASGGSAGYDHKKIGITSRGAWESVKRHFQERGVDETKTPFTVVGVGDMSGDVFGNGMLLSKNIKMIGAFNHAHIFIDPTPDLEKSFSERQRLFQLPRSGWNDYDPKALSKGGAVFERSAKTLKISPEIQALLDFSKDVVTPNELAVALLKAPVDLLWLGGIGTYVKSASETHQQVGDKTNDALRINGEDLQCKIVGEGANLGFTQKGRIEYALKGGALNRDAIDNSAGVDCSDHEVNLKILFQPLLHQGKITLGERDQILKDVADEVTQLILQNNYLQNQAISLVQSSGAKNLGVQRRFITTLEGLGILNRGAEFLPSDIEMEEREKAGIGLTRPEISVLIAYAKMFAYEEVLASDLPDLPRLEETLLSYFPVPIQQKFKDEIMRHPLRREIISTLLVNDVVNQKGPTFLTEGMHETGKGIAENLSF from the coding sequence TTGAAGATTGCAGAAGAAAAGTCTGCGTCTAGTGTTTTTCAAAAGTTTGTTTCCCTTTTCTTTCAGCAGTTTTCCCTGGAAGATTTTGAATTCCATGATATGGAGCTTTTGTATCATTTGGCGGCGCATGCCTTTGAAACTTTAGAAAAAAGTCCTTCAGGGGTTCATGTCTATAACCCAGCTCTTTCGAATGTTCCCCAATCTTTAGAACATACAATTGTGGAAATTACCCATCCCCACATTCCTTTTCTGGGGGATTCAATTTCTGCCTATCTGAACAATCATAAAATAGCCGTGCATAATTTTGCCCATTTGATTTTACATGTTGTTCGGGATTCTAAAGGCAGCATTACAGATATTGATTTTGCTTTACCAGGGCAGGGGGAAAAATCGGCGGAATCTTTGATTTTTGTTGAGCTTCATGACTTGTTGGATCAGGCTGAGATAGATGATTTGACGGGCGAGTTCAAGTGCGTTTTAGATGCAGTGACTCACGCGGTTAATGATTGGCAAAAAATGCGGGATCAAAATCAAAAGGCCAGTGTTCAATTACCCTTGGATTTGTCTTTGGCCGAGTCTGAAACAAACGAGATTCAAGAATTTTTACGGTGGATTGACCAGGGAAATTTCACTTTCTTGGGGTATCGGTTTTATGATTTTTCAAATAATGCTGCTACTTGCCAGCTGGGTGTTCTCAGAAATTTTAAAGGGGCTTTATTTGGGGATAATCCCCAAACTGAAGCAGATATTCTACAGCAAGCCGGGCAGGATGCATCCCCTTTAAGTATTACAAAAACCATGGTCAAATCTGTGGTTCACCGGGCGGTTCCTATGGATGTGATTCGCTTGAGCCATTTTGATGAATCGGGAAAAGTGACAGGGGAGCATCAATTTTTCGGGTTGTTTACCTCATCGGTTTATACTCAAAGTATTCAGTCTATACCGTTACTTAGAAGCAAAGCCAAACAGGTTTTGCAACGGGCGGGTTTGTTACCAGAGGGACATGATGGAAAGGCCTTTTTGCACGTTCTGGAATCATTCCCTCGGGACGAGGTTTTTCAAACAAATGTTGAAAAATTGTACGGGATGGTTCGGGACATTCTAAACCTTAAGACCCGACAAAAAGTTGCCCTATTCGTGCGACCAGATACTCTGGGGCACTTTGTTTCCTGTTTAGTTTATATTCCCCGAGATCGTTACTCAGCCACCTTGCGTAAAACCATTTCTGCCATGATTGCGGATTGTTTAAAGGGGTCTGTTGTGTCCTTTCATACGGAAATTGGGGGTGATTTAGAATTTGCCCAGATCCACATTACCATTGCGACCCCTATTCGATCATCCCGCACCATTACCTGTGATTTGGGGAGTGTTGAAAAACTGCTTTCCCAATATACCCTTAGTTGGATTGATCGCCTTGGGGATCTTTTATCAGAACAGGTGGGGCATAAGGCAGCTAAGGAAATGTTGAATTTGTTTGGGGATGCCTTTACAGAATCCTATAAAGAAAAATTTTCTATGCAAGAAACGGCTGTGGATCTAGATTCTTTAAGGCAAGCTTTAGAGCAGGATTCCTTACAAATTCAAATTCACGAAACAGGAAGAGACCAGGGCCACTTTATTAATTTCAAATTTTTTAATCCTAACTATGCTTTGGCTCTTTCCGATATTTTGCCGATTCTGGAAAACTTTGGACTGCACGTGTTTACGGAATCTGCCTATAAGGTTCAGCCAACGGGGGATAAGGTTTTATGGATTCACCACTTATCAACCTCGGTAAAATCGGGGCAGGCTATTCAGCTGAATGAAGTGCGCCCCCATTTGATTGAGGCGCTGACGGAAGCTTGGTTCAAGCGCATTGATAATGATGGACTGAATGCTTTGATTTTGACGGAAAATCTGTCGGCTCGTCAGGTTGTTATTTTGCGGGCCTATTTAAAATATATGGCCCAGATTCAGTGGGTCCATGACCCAGATATTGTTGAGGCCTGCTTGGTTAAATATGGGGATATCGCCCGCCAGTTGGTTGATTTTTTCTATGCCCGATTTGCCCCGGAATCAGAAATAGATGAAAAAAAGATTTTTGATCAAATTGAAAAGTCTTTTGATCAGGTGACCCTAGCCAGTGATGAGCATATTTTGCAAGGGTTTTTATCAGTCATTCAAGGAACCGTTCGAACCAATTATTTCCAAAAAGATAAGACGGGGTTTTCTAAAGATTATGTGTCTTTCAAGATTCAAAGTGATTTGTTAGATACAGCTGACGACATTAAGCCTATGTATGAGATTTTTGTGTACGCCACTTGGATGGAAGGCATCCACCTTCGGGGCGGCAAAGTGGCCCGCGGAGGGATCAGATGGTCTGACCGTAAGGAAGATTACCGCAAAGAAGTGCTTGAGCTGATGAAGGCCCAGATGGTCAAGAACTCTGTGATTGTTCCCCTGGGGGCCAAGGGCGGATTTGTGGTGAGAAAATCTTTAGATAATCTTTCCTATGATCAGAAACAGCAGGAAGCTATCTTTTGTTATAAGACTCTGATTCGGGGAATGTTAGACCTGACGGATAATTGGGTGAATGGCCAAATAATTCCCCCTACCCAAGTTAAGCGCCGGGACGCGGATGATCACTATTTGGTGGTGGCTGCAGACAAGGGAACGGCCACATTTTCAGACATTGCCAATGGCCTTTCTGCTGAGTATGGGTTTTGGATGGGGGATGCTTTTGCCTCGGGCGGGTCAGCGGGTTATGACCACAAAAAGATTGGGATTACATCTCGCGGGGCCTGGGAATCAGTTAAACGACATTTTCAAGAAAGGGGAGTTGATGAAACAAAAACCCCTTTCACAGTTGTGGGTGTGGGGGACATGTCAGGGGATGTTTTTGGCAATGGCATGTTGCTTTCTAAAAACATTAAAATGATTGGGGCCTTTAATCATGCGCATATTTTCATAGACCCAACCCCTGATTTAGAAAAAAGCTTTTCAGAACGGCAGCGCTTGTTTCAGTTGCCCCGTTCCGGTTGGAATGATTACGATCCAAAAGCCTTGTCTAAGGGCGGGGCCGTGTTTGAACGGTCTGCCAAAACTTTAAAAATTTCCCCAGAAATTCAGGCATTATTAGATTTTTCAAAGGATGTGGTGACCCCTAATGAGTTGGCTGTGGCCTTGTTAAAAGCTCCCGTTGATTTGTTATGGTTGGGGGGTATTGGGACTTATGTGAAAAGTGCTTCCGAAACCCACCAGCAGGTGGGGGATAAAACCAATGATGCCTTGCGGATCAATGGGGAAGATCTGCAGTGTAAAATTGTGGGGGAGGGGGCCAACTTGGGCTTTACCCAAAAGGGCCGTATTGAATATGCTTTAAAGGGGGGCGCCCTGAACCGAGATGCCATTGATAACTCAGCGGGGGTGGATTGTTCAGATCACGAAGTAAACTTGAAAATTCTTTTTCAACCTTTGTTGCATCAGGGAAAAATCACCCTAGGTGAACGAGATCAAATTCTGAAGGACGTAGCGGATGAAGTGACCCAGCTGATTCTGCAGAACAACTATCTGCAAAATCAAGCCATCAGCTTAGTTCAAAGTTCGGGGGCTAAAAATCTTGGGGTCCAAAGGCGATTCATTACAACTTTGGAGGGACTGGGTATCCTTAACCGAGGGGCAGAATTTTTGCCTTCTGACATAGAGATGGAAGAGCGAGAAAAAGCGGGCATTGGCCTGACGCGGCCAGAAATCTCTGTTCTAATTGCCTATGCCAAGATGTTTGCGTATGAAGAGGTTTTGGCCTCCGACCTGCCGGACCTACCCCGTTTAGAAGAAACGTTGCTGAGCTATTTCCCCGTGCCCATTCAGCAGAAATTTAAAGATGAAATTATGCGCCACCCCTTGCGTCGTGAAATTATTTCAACCTTGCTAGTCAATGATGTTGTGAACCAGAAGGGACCTACTTTCTTGACAGAAGGGATGCACGAAACAGGTAAAGGAATTGCGGAAAATCTATCTTTTTGA
- the mtaB gene encoding tRNA (N(6)-L-threonylcarbamoyladenosine(37)-C(2))-methylthiotransferase MtaB, translating into MSSQIPNKVITFGCRLNIYESQVMQDLMAKEGLGNTILINTCAVTAEAERQALQSIRKAKRENPTAKIIVTGCAAQINPEKFAAMPEVDRVLGNQEKMKETSFLAEIPQKVLVNDIMSIKETATHLVKSFDGKTRAFMEIQNGCNHRCTFCIIPYGRGNSRSVPLGALVDQTRLLVDQGYQEIILTGVDITAYGEDLPGTPTLGKMIRRLLTNVPQLKRLRLSSLDPVEVDEDLFQAFVDFPQLVPHVHISLQAGDDLILKRMKRRHLRQDIINFCDKMRTLRPDMVFGADVIAGFPTETEDQFQNTYDLLKDQKISYLHVFPYSPRPGTPAARMPQVEKATIKNRAAQLRALGKENLHHLFQQLQGQVCEILIERDHTGRTEHFAPVKPDQTLEPGSLAKVEIIGIDGNFLCGKVLST; encoded by the coding sequence ATGTCTTCCCAAATTCCAAACAAAGTGATCACCTTCGGGTGTCGGTTGAATATCTACGAATCCCAGGTCATGCAAGACCTGATGGCTAAAGAGGGGCTGGGAAACACCATCCTCATCAACACCTGTGCTGTCACGGCTGAGGCTGAACGCCAGGCCCTGCAATCCATCCGCAAAGCCAAGCGCGAAAACCCCACCGCAAAAATCATTGTGACCGGATGTGCCGCCCAAATTAACCCTGAAAAATTTGCCGCCATGCCCGAGGTTGACCGGGTCCTCGGCAATCAAGAAAAGATGAAAGAAACCAGCTTTTTAGCCGAAATTCCCCAAAAAGTGTTGGTCAACGATATTATGTCCATCAAAGAAACCGCGACCCATTTGGTCAAAAGTTTTGATGGCAAGACCCGGGCATTCATGGAAATTCAGAACGGATGCAATCATCGCTGCACCTTTTGTATCATCCCCTATGGTCGCGGCAACAGCCGCAGCGTTCCCTTGGGTGCTTTAGTTGATCAAACACGACTTCTTGTGGATCAGGGCTACCAAGAGATCATTCTAACGGGGGTTGATATCACCGCCTATGGGGAAGACCTGCCCGGCACCCCCACCCTGGGTAAAATGATACGCCGCCTTTTGACCAACGTACCCCAGCTAAAGCGTTTACGACTTTCATCCCTTGACCCCGTTGAGGTAGACGAGGATCTTTTCCAAGCCTTCGTTGATTTTCCCCAACTGGTGCCCCACGTTCACATTAGCTTGCAAGCCGGAGATGACCTGATTCTAAAGCGCATGAAGCGTCGCCATTTGCGACAGGATATCATAAATTTCTGCGACAAAATGCGCACCTTGCGCCCAGATATGGTCTTTGGTGCCGATGTGATTGCGGGCTTCCCAACGGAAACTGAGGATCAATTTCAAAACACTTATGATCTGTTAAAGGACCAGAAAATCAGCTACTTGCATGTCTTTCCCTATTCACCCCGGCCGGGAACGCCTGCTGCCCGCATGCCTCAGGTTGAAAAAGCCACCATTAAAAATCGGGCTGCCCAGCTTAGAGCTTTAGGCAAAGAAAATTTGCATCACTTATTTCAGCAGTTACAGGGCCAGGTTTGTGAGATTTTGATTGAACGTGATCACACAGGCCGCACGGAACATTTTGCCCCCGTGAAACCCGATCAAACTTTAGAGCCTGGATCCTTAGCCAAGGTTGAAATTATAGGGATAGACGGTAATTTTCTATGTGGTAAAGTACTCTCAACATGA
- the ftsY gene encoding signal recognition particle-docking protein FtsY, whose protein sequence is MKKWFQSLKQGLTKTSTHLGEGLKQVFVQKKLAPENLQDLEDALIQADLGPTVSRSIIEKLRTARFDKDDEMAGALNLMAQEIEKALKPYEKTLTPEKGRVPFAILMAGVNGTGKTTTTAKLAHLFQDQGYKISMAACDTFRAAAVEQLVSWGNKLNIPVVSKPHGADAAGLAYEAYEKAQINKDDIVFFDTAGRLHTNTNLMEELSKITRVLQKINPNLPHESILVIDGTTGQNAYRQVEVYQQSINITGLIVTKLDGTAKGGMIVGLCERFKLPLYALGVGEKITDLQPFNAHNFARALVGLGDDDRL, encoded by the coding sequence ATGAAAAAGTGGTTCCAAAGTTTAAAGCAAGGCCTTACAAAAACCTCAACCCATCTGGGGGAAGGTCTGAAGCAAGTTTTTGTTCAAAAAAAGTTAGCCCCAGAAAATCTGCAAGATCTGGAAGATGCACTGATTCAAGCCGATTTAGGACCCACCGTCAGCCGCTCCATCATTGAAAAACTGCGCACCGCCCGTTTTGATAAAGACGATGAAATGGCCGGCGCTCTGAATCTGATGGCGCAAGAAATTGAAAAAGCCCTGAAACCCTATGAAAAAACCCTTACTCCGGAAAAAGGCCGGGTGCCTTTTGCCATTTTGATGGCCGGTGTGAATGGCACCGGTAAAACCACCACCACCGCTAAGCTAGCCCACTTGTTTCAGGACCAAGGATACAAAATATCCATGGCCGCCTGCGATACTTTCCGGGCAGCCGCTGTTGAACAGTTAGTCAGCTGGGGCAATAAATTAAACATTCCCGTTGTATCCAAACCCCATGGGGCTGATGCGGCGGGCCTGGCCTATGAAGCCTATGAAAAAGCCCAGATCAACAAGGATGATATCGTCTTTTTTGATACGGCAGGGCGCTTGCACACCAATACAAACTTGATGGAAGAACTATCCAAAATAACCCGAGTCCTGCAGAAAATAAACCCCAACCTGCCCCACGAAAGTATTTTGGTCATCGATGGCACCACGGGGCAGAACGCCTATCGCCAGGTTGAAGTTTATCAACAATCCATCAACATCACGGGCCTAATTGTCACCAAGCTAGACGGCACCGCCAAGGGTGGCATGATCGTGGGTCTGTGCGAGCGGTTTAAGCTGCCTCTTTACGCCCTAGGCGTTGGGGAGAAAATCACAGACCTTCAACCCTTTAACGCCCACAACTTTGCCCGCGCCCTTGTGGGGTTGGGAGACGATGATCGGCTATAG